From a single Brassica rapa cultivar Chiifu-401-42 chromosome A01, CAAS_Brap_v3.01, whole genome shotgun sequence genomic region:
- the LOC103830648 gene encoding uncharacterized protein LOC103830648 gives MLSCSYAVNCLANLNRICHVCIRYKVSTEALEQYIMLVFWFKSWLKHFGGKSPQDSAGDLLSCSYAVLDKTNSIDGTVREEVMFQSEVKKLQQEQFRPAEQVSISSQEMLQYIVLE, from the exons ATGCTTAGTTGTTCATATGCAGTAAACTGTCTAGCAAATCTGAACAGAATTTGCCATGTTTGCATCCGCTACAAAGTTTCTACAGAAGCTCTAGAGCAATATATTATGCTCG TGTTTTGGTTCAAGTCTTGGTTAAAACATTTCGGCGGAAAATCTCCTCAAG ACAGTGCAGGGGATCTTCTTAGTTGTTCATATGCGGTACTTGACAAG ACAAACTCTATTGACGGAACAGTTCGAGAAGAAGTTATGTTTCAGAGTGAGGTGAAGAAGCTACAACAGGAGCAGTTCAGGCCAGCAGAGCAAGTTTCAATTTCATCACAAGAGATGCTGCAGTACATCGTCTTGGAGTGA
- the LOC103830629 gene encoding G-type lectin S-receptor-like serine/threonine-protein kinase At1g61500, whose amino-acid sequence MTRFVCLLLFVMLLSFTYAAITPTSPLSIGQTLNSSDGVYQLGFFSPNNTQNQYVGIWFKGIIPRVVVWVANREKPVTDSTANLAITSKGNLLLFSGKDGIVWSSGETFASNGSHAELSDSGSLIVVDKVSGRILWQSFDHLGDTLLHSSFLMYNLVTGEKRVVTSWKSYTDPSPGDFVGEITPQVPSQGFIMRGLRPYWRSGPWAKTRFTGVPLMDESYTSTFSLHQDVNGSGYLSFFQRRYKISRIILTPEGSMKIFRYNGTNWELYYEAPLANSCHIYGVCGPFGLCVSSVPPKCKCFKGFVPKSIDEWKRGNWTSGCVRRTELLCQGNSTGEDVNVFHPVANIKPPDSYEFANSLNAEECYQSCFHNCSCLAFSYISGIGCLVWNHDLMDAVQFSAGGELLSIRLARSELDGNKRKKTIVASTVSLTLFVILGLASFGFWRCRLEDNAHILKDAWRNELKPQDVPGLDFFEMNTIQTATNNFSLSNKLGQGGFGSVYKGKLQDGKEIAVKRLSSSSGQGKEEFMNEIVLISKLQHTNLVRILGCCIEGEERLLIYEFMLNKSLDTFIFDSRRKLEIEWPKRFSIIQGIARGLLYLHRESRLKVIHRDLKVSNILMDEKMNPKISDFGLARMYQGTEHEENTHRVAGTLGYMAPEYAWTGMFSEKSDIYSFGVLLLEIISGEKISRFGYGEEGKNLLTYAWETWGENGGTDLLDQGVAYSCRPLEVERCVHIGLLCVQHQPADRPNTLELLSMLTTTSDLPSPKQPTFVAQTRNEEFMAMGLTTVSKMTDSVILGR is encoded by the exons ATGACAAGGTTTGTTTGCTTGCTTTTGTTTGTCATGCTCTTAAGTTTTACATATGCAGCTATAACGCCAACAAGTCCTTTGTCAATAGGACAAACTCTCAACTCCTCTGATGGTGTTTATCAGCTGGGGTTCTTCAGTCCTAATAACACCCAGAATCAGTATGTTGGAATCTGGTTCAAGGGCATCATTCCTCGGGTGGTTGTGTGGGTGGCTAATAGAGAAAAGCCTGTTACTGACTCCACCGCAAATCTAGCTATCACCAGCAAGGGAAATCTTCTCTTATTTAGTGGCAAAGATGGCATTGTCTGGTCCAGTGGAGAGACTTTTGCATCTAACGGGTCTCATGCAGAGCTTTCAGACAGTGGAAGTCTTATTGTCGTAGACAAAGTTTCAGGAAGAATTCTATGGCAAAGCTTTGACCATCTTGGTGATACTCTTCTACATTCCTCATTTCTTATGTATAACCTCGTCACCGGTGAGAAGCGGGTTGTGACTTCTTGGAAAAGTTACACTGATCCATCACCTGGCGACTTTGTGGGTGAGATTACACCACAAGTGCCATCACAAGGGTTTATTATGAGAGGCTTGAGGCCTTACTGGAGAAGTGGTCCATGGGCTAAAACGAGGTTCACTGGGGTACCTCTAATGGATGAGTCATACACAAGTACATTCAGTCTTCACCAGGATGTAAATGGGTCAGGATACTTGTCTTTTTTTCAAAGAAGATACAAAATTTCACGCATAATTTTAACACCAGAGGGATCAATGAAGATTTTTCGTTACAATGGAACGAACTGGGAACTGTACTATGAGGCTCCATTAGCCAATTCATGCCACATATACGGTGTATGTGGACCTTTTGGGTTGTGTGTTAGTTCAGTTCCTCCAAAATGTAAATGCTTCAAAGGGTTTGTACCTAAATCCATTGATGAGTGGAAAAGAGGAAACTGGACGAGTGGTTGTGTGAGGCGAACCGAGCTACTTTGTCAAGGAAACTCTACCGGTGAAGATGTAAATGTCTTCCATCCTGTTGCCAACATAAAGCCTCCAGATAGTTACGAATTTGCAAATTCTCTGAATGCTGAAGAATGCTACCAAAGTTGCTTCCACAATTGTTCATGCTTGGCCTTTTCTTATATTAGTGGAATTGGGTGCTTAGTATGGAACCATGACTTAATGGACGCAGTGCAGTTTTCTGCAGGAGGAGAGCTTCTTTCCATTCGTCTTGCACGTTCTGAGCTAG ATGGAAATAAGCGCAAGAAGACAATAGTTGCTAGTACTGTGAGCCTTAccctttttgtgattttgggcTTGGCTTCGTTTGGTTTCTGGCGATGCAGACTGGAAGATAATG CTCATATATTAAAAGATGCATGGAGGAACGAGTTGAAACCACAAGATGTCCCaggtttagatttttttgagaTGAATACCATACAAACTGCCACCAATAACTTCAGTCTGTCAAACAAACTCGGACAAGGTGGATTTGGTTCTGTATACAAG GGAAAACTGCAAGATGGAAAAGAAATTGCTGTAAAACGGCTTTCCAGCAGCTCAGGACAGGGCAAAGAGGAATTCATGAATGAAATAGTACTCATCTCTAAACTACAACACACAAACTTAGTTCGGATATTAGGATGTTGcattgaaggagaagagaggCTATTGATTTATGAGTTCATGTTGAACAAAAGCCTTGATACTTTTATCTTCG ATTCAAGAAGAAAGCTTGAGATTGAGTGGCCTAAGAGATTCAGTATCATCCAAGGTATTGCACGTGGACTTCTCTATCTCCACCGTGAGTCACGCCTCAAGGTCATTCACCGAGATCTGAAGGTGAGTAATATTCTTATGGATGAGAAGATGAACCCAAAAATATCAGATTTTGGATTGGCTAGGATGTATCAGGGAACCGAACATGAGGAAAATACTCACAGGGTTGCAGGAACTTT AGGATATATGGCACCTGAGTATGCATGGACAGGAATGTTCTCTGAAAAATCCGATATCTACAGCTTCGGAGTTCTGTTGTTAGAAATCATCAGTGGGGAAAAGATCTCAAGATTCGGTTATGGCGAAGAAGGAAAAAACCTTCTTACATAT GCGTGGGAAACTTGGGGTGAAAATGGAGGAACTGATCTCTTGGACCAAGGCGTTGCGTATTCATGTCGCCCGTTAGAAGTTGAGAGATGTGTTCATATTGGTTTGCTCTGCGTTCAACACCAACCTGCCGACAGACCCAATACACTTGAGTTACTGTCTATGCTCACTACAACATCAGATCTTCCATCACCAAAACAACCCACATTTGTAGCGCAGACGAGAAATGAAGAATTCATGGCTATGGGTTTGACCACCGTCAGTAAGATGACAGATTCTGTAATCCTTGGGCGTTAA